One Acetobacterium sp. KB-1 DNA segment encodes these proteins:
- a CDS encoding protein kinase family protein — translation MRNPYRLTRLSGNRLETLRRTLALDGFVLIKTLGQGRFGSCYLMSRDTKHYVLKIFNPNDVKRRKEKLARESKFLKKIDHPAIPKLNQLLDRDGFYGLVMEKMPGQSLEDLLEWDYIFNKKEITAIMEQLIAVMDYLSGLHITHRDIKTDNLLWTGDLLSLIDFGSASCDPKFRRRFNPDFWGIGDVFLRLASNCDEMSVGASGFSISQLNLDKEQQRVIKRLLCIEKPYQDFQVLKEDFGRVWINKGE, via the coding sequence ATGAGAAACCCTTATCGGTTGACGAGATTGAGTGGTAACCGTCTCGAAACGCTCAGGAGAACGCTTGCTCTTGATGGTTTTGTGCTGATAAAGACTCTGGGGCAGGGACGGTTTGGTAGCTGCTATCTGATGTCCCGAGATACAAAGCACTATGTTTTAAAAATCTTTAATCCCAATGATGTCAAGCGCCGTAAAGAAAAACTGGCCCGAGAAAGCAAATTTCTGAAAAAAATTGACCATCCGGCTATTCCCAAATTGAATCAACTTCTTGATCGGGATGGTTTCTATGGACTGGTGATGGAAAAAATGCCAGGACAGTCACTCGAAGACCTATTAGAGTGGGATTACATTTTTAACAAAAAAGAAATTACAGCGATCATGGAGCAATTAATTGCTGTGATGGATTATCTGTCGGGGCTGCATATCACTCATCGGGACATCAAAACCGATAATCTTTTATGGACTGGTGATCTGCTGTCACTCATTGATTTTGGCTCGGCCAGTTGTGATCCCAAATTTCGCCGCCGCTTTAATCCTGATTTCTGGGGAATCGGTGATGTTTTTCTGCGGTTGGCATCAAACTGTGACGAAATGAGCGTCGGAGCTAGTGGCTTTTCCATTTCCCAGTTAAATTTAGACAAAGAACAACAACGTGTCATCAAACGTTTGCTCTGCATTGAAAAGCCCTATCAGGATTTTCAGGTGTTAAAGGAAGATTTTGGGCGTGTCTGGATAAATAAAGGAGAGTGA
- a CDS encoding cyclopropane-fatty-acyl-phospholipid synthase family protein, with protein sequence MHLKLEYFEELWLSDNQKKEPSVELWDIRAEEYNLSLSTEEAQLNRKKKVQTLIDKGIINSESTVLDIGCGSGHLAVELAKKTKKVVGLDFSENMLHFANENATAAGLKNTEFVHSDWDSFQCMKPFDLVVASMSPAIHGPAHLYKLMDCSRGYCYLSAFVERHSNLKEKLYTLADQNYLRQFNKLNYIFNILWTKGIFPELTYETGIHKRFFSLEKAKEIYTRELSVLESPEQISRIHQYLEKIAEKDMITESLQQRKGVLIWKKF encoded by the coding sequence ATGCATTTAAAGTTAGAATACTTTGAGGAACTCTGGTTATCCGATAACCAGAAAAAAGAGCCATCGGTGGAATTGTGGGACATTCGGGCAGAAGAATACAACCTTTCGTTATCGACCGAGGAGGCTCAGTTAAATCGAAAAAAGAAGGTTCAGACATTGATTGATAAGGGTATTATCAATAGTGAATCAACGGTATTGGATATTGGCTGTGGATCAGGACATTTGGCGGTTGAACTAGCGAAAAAGACAAAAAAAGTAGTTGGTCTGGATTTCTCTGAAAATATGCTACACTTTGCCAACGAAAATGCCACCGCTGCAGGCCTGAAAAACACGGAATTTGTTCATTCGGATTGGGATAGCTTTCAATGCATGAAACCCTTTGATCTGGTTGTAGCGAGTATGTCCCCGGCCATTCATGGGCCGGCTCATCTTTATAAACTGATGGATTGCTCCCGAGGCTATTGCTATTTGTCCGCATTTGTGGAACGACACAGCAACCTGAAAGAAAAACTATACACGTTAGCCGATCAAAACTATCTTCGTCAGTTTAATAAGCTGAACTATATTTTTAACATTTTATGGACGAAGGGCATTTTTCCGGAACTGACTTACGAAACTGGCATTCATAAACGGTTCTTTTCTTTAGAAAAAGCCAAGGAGATTTATACGCGAGAACTGTCAGTGTTGGAAAGCCCGGAGCAAATCAGCCGGATCCATCAATACCTGGAGAAAATCGCTGAAAAGGATATGATTACGGAATCCTTGCAGCAACGAAAAGGCGTCCTAATCTGGAAAAAATTCTGA
- a CDS encoding ABC transporter ATP-binding protein has product MKHFIEFKDVHKRYHMGEVTINAANGIDFFIDEGEFAVVVGPSGAGKTTVLNILGGMDNCDEGQVIVGEKDVATLNRRELAEYRRYDTGFVFQFYNLIQNLTAVENVELATQICHDPMDAETVLKSVGLEERLGNFPSQLSGGEQQRVAIARALAKRPKLLLCDEPTGALDYNTGKNILKLLQETSRKENMTVILITHNQAITPMADKVIIMKNGQVQKSYLNEKPLSVDEIEW; this is encoded by the coding sequence ATGAAACATTTTATTGAATTTAAAGATGTCCATAAGCGCTATCATATGGGGGAAGTGACCATCAATGCCGCCAATGGGATCGATTTTTTTATTGACGAAGGCGAATTTGCGGTGGTAGTAGGCCCCAGTGGGGCCGGAAAAACGACTGTCCTTAATATTTTGGGTGGGATGGATAACTGCGATGAGGGCCAGGTCATTGTCGGTGAAAAAGATGTGGCAACCTTGAATCGCCGGGAGCTGGCGGAATATCGACGTTATGACACTGGTTTTGTTTTTCAGTTTTATAATCTTATTCAAAATCTGACTGCCGTTGAAAATGTCGAGTTGGCGACCCAAATCTGTCATGATCCGATGGACGCAGAAACCGTATTAAAGAGTGTTGGATTGGAAGAACGGCTGGGAAACTTTCCATCACAGCTTTCCGGAGGCGAGCAGCAGCGAGTGGCTATTGCCAGAGCGTTGGCTAAGCGACCGAAGCTTCTGCTTTGTGACGAACCCACCGGAGCTTTGGATTATAATACGGGGAAAAATATTTTAAAACTACTCCAGGAAACCAGCCGCAAAGAAAATATGACAGTAATTCTGATCACCCACAATCAGGCCATTACTCCCATGGCCGACAAGGTCATTATTATGAAAAATGGTCAGGTTCAGAAAAGTTATCTCAATGAGAAACCCTTATCGGTTGACGAGATTGAGTGGTAA